GAAGGACCTGGACCGCAAGGACCGGTCGGCGCTGGTGCTGTTCGGCTCCACCGCACTGCCGCTGGTGGTGGCGATCACCACGCTCGGGGTGGAGGACGGGGCGGTCGACCCGGGGGAGGCCGCCGCGCTGGTGGGGGCCGGAATGCTGTCGGTACTGGTGTTCCCGCTGGTGGGGCTGCGGCTACGGGACCGCGTACGGGCCAAGGAAGGAACCCGCGTCGGCGGCGAGGAGTCCTGGTGAGCGGGGCCGGGCGGGCCCCGCTCGTCCGGTAGGCCGCTCAGTCCTCGCGGCGCCCCCGGTTGCGGGGCCGACGGGCCACCCACGCGCGGACGGTGTCGGCGTACCAGTAGGGCTTGCCCCCCTGCACCTGGTCGGGCGGGGGGAGGAGCCCGTGCTTGCGGTAGGAGCGCACGGTGTCCGGCTGGACCCGGATGTGGGCCGCGATCTCCTTGTACGACCACAACTGTCGGTCGCTCATCCCAGACACCTCCTTGTCCACGCCGCAGGGCCGGCCGGGAGGCCGTCGGGGGAGCCGGCGCGTGGACACTGACGATCACTCGCGTTGTGCCCGGGGAACGACGGGGAGCGAAGTCAGGGGAGGGGCTGTCGAACCCCTGTGACGGAAGACCCGCGTAACGCGGACATGCGTGACAGGAGGGAGACCCCTGTGACGGATGCGGCACAGGGGTCTGGGGTGGAGCGGCCCGCCGGGGAGCCGCCTGCGGTCCGCGTCGGCGTCGGCGTCGGCTTCCGCGTCAGCGGTCAGGTCAGCGGTACAGCGGGGGCCGTTCCGCCAGTTCCACCTCGGTCCGTACGCCGCCACGCGCGGCCGCCAGTCCCGCCTCCGAGACGGCCGCCGCCGCGTACCCGTCCCAGGCGTCGGGCCCCGCCACCCGGCCGCGCGCGGCCGCGGCCACCCAGCGGCGCAGCTGGCGGTCGTAGGCGTCGGCGAACCGCACCGTGAAGTCCTGGTCGATCTCGCCGCCCCAGCGGCCCGCCGACTGCACCACCATCGCGTGGCCGTCCCCGATCCGGGCGCTGCCCGACTCGCCGACCGCCTCGCACTGCACCTGGTAGCCGAAACCGCAGTTCACGAAGATCTCCACGTCGACCACGGCCCCGCCCGAGGTCTCCAGCAGCACCAGCCGGGGATCGCGCAGCCCCTCCGGGGCGGCCGCCGTGGGCCGCGGGGAGAGCACCGTGACGGCCGTGATCTCCTGCCCCAGCAGCCAGCGGGCCGCGTCCACCTCGTGCACCACCGAATCGCTGATCAGCATGTCGCTGGTGAAGAACGACGGTGAGGCGGCGTTGCGGTGCCGGCAGTGCAGGAAGAGGGGCCGCCCGATCCCGCCCGAGTCCAGCAGCTCCTTCAGCCGCTCGTACTCGGCGTCGAACCGCCGCATGAAACCCACCTGGACGAGCTTGCGGCCCACGCGCTGTTCGGCCTCCAGCACCCGCAGGGCCCCCGCCGGATCCGGGGTCAGCGGCTTCTCGCACAGCACGGGCAGCTCCCGTTCCAGGGCGAGCAGGATCGCTTCCTCGTGGGCGGGCCCGGGGGAGGCGATCAGCACGGCCCGGACCCCGGGGGCGGCTATCGCGGCCGCCGGGTCGGTGTGCGCGCTCGCCCCGTGCAGGGCGCCCGCGATCTCCTTGACCCGGTCCCCGTCCGGATCGGCCACGGCCACCACCCGGGCCCCGCCGACGGTCCGTCCGATCCGGCGGACGTGGTCGGCGCCCATCTTGCCCGTGCCGATGACGGCGATGCCGAGCGTGCTCATGGTCTCTCTCCTCCGGGGAGTCAGCGGGCGCCGCAGGAGCGCAGGTAGTCGCGGGTACGGCGGGCGATCGGCAGCGGCCGGTCGGGCGGACAGGGGTACATGTCCTGCTCGACGATGGCGAAGAGGTCCACGCCGAGCCGCTGGGCGGCGGC
This genomic window from Streptomyces sp. NBC_01351 contains:
- a CDS encoding helix-turn-helix transcriptional regulator translates to MSDRQLWSYKEIAAHIRVQPDTVRSYRKHGLLPPPDQVQGGKPYWYADTVRAWVARRPRNRGRRED
- a CDS encoding Gfo/Idh/MocA family protein; protein product: MSTLGIAVIGTGKMGADHVRRIGRTVGGARVVAVADPDGDRVKEIAGALHGASAHTDPAAAIAAPGVRAVLIASPGPAHEEAILLALERELPVLCEKPLTPDPAGALRVLEAEQRVGRKLVQVGFMRRFDAEYERLKELLDSGGIGRPLFLHCRHRNAASPSFFTSDMLISDSVVHEVDAARWLLGQEITAVTVLSPRPTAAAPEGLRDPRLVLLETSGGAVVDVEIFVNCGFGYQVQCEAVGESGSARIGDGHAMVVQSAGRWGGEIDQDFTVRFADAYDRQLRRWVAAAARGRVAGPDAWDGYAAAAVSEAGLAAARGGVRTEVELAERPPLYR